A stretch of the Hydra vulgaris chromosome 09, alternate assembly HydraT2T_AEP genome encodes the following:
- the LOC136084848 gene encoding uncharacterized protein LOC136084848, with protein sequence MALRSQIYLVSPAERIEGSKLPSGKQVFGHFLHLHNVLKEDIRKAATHAIEKVEDFWFRAKIPTRHHQDSIKKLEQLFFEWKSLKKNKSRKTETQQTNETAFSAAIEELFDIAHADAMELIENQEDKVFLESQRKKGRPGCMGGIDKVLLQQQKKQNERKQILHKRVHRSQLDKNTLLDKAVLESSSADSEESQSEPEDEDPVLCTSTVTPSSSSRKRGRQSVVSPQLASMLDRNKMSDRAAMMVIVEASRALGQDAESLALNRLTIQRLRRKHRQQIAGIIQHFKPNTALTVHWDGKLMQDLTGTEKVDRLPILVTTMGKTKLLDIPKIPAGTGQDEAKAVYDAIRKWELENFVHGMCFNTTSSNTGRLSGACVLLEQLLGRLLLYFGCRHHIMELVLAAAFCVCIRPSKAPEILLFKRFQAQWSSFDQESYEDAFSDDVASAELSEVKHVIIVFCEQQLQDHQPRDDYRELLKLMLIFLGRKPTDWKNF encoded by the exons ATGGCATTGCGTTCACAAATTTATCTTGTTAGCCCTGCTGAAAGAATTGAAGGTAGTAAATTGCCATCAGGGAAGCAGGTTTTTGGTCACTTTCTACATCTCCACAATGTTTTGAAAGAGGATATTCGAAAGGCTGCAACCCACGCTATTGAGAAAGTTGAAGATTTCTGGTTTCGAGCTAAAATTCCAACCAGGCATCATCAAGATTCCATCAAAAAGCTTGAGCAATTATTCTTCGAGTGGAAAAGTCTAAAGAAAAACAAGAGCCGCAAGACCGAGACTCAACAAACAAATGAAACCGCATTTTCAGCCGCAATAGAAGAACTGTTCGACATTGCACATGCTGACGCCATGGAGCTTATTGAGAATCAAGAAGATAAGGTCTTTCTGGAATCTCAAAGAAAAAAGGGACGACCTGGCTGCATGGGCGGAATCGATAAGGTTCTgcttcaacaacaaaaaaagcagaATGAGAGAAAGCAGATATTGCATAAGAGAGTACATCGATCTCAACTTGATAAAAACACCTTGCTAGATAAAGCTGTGTTGGAGAGCAGCAGCGCTGATTCAGAAGAAAGTCAGTCTGAACCTGAAGATGAGGATCCAGTTCTATGCACAAGTACTGTTACTCCTTCTTCTTCATCACGAAAGCGAGGACGCCAAAGTGTTGTTTCACCACAGCTGGCATCTATGCTTGATAGAAATAAAATGAGCGACAGGGCTGCTATGATGGTCATCGTTGAGGCTTCGAGGGCTCTTGGACAAGACGCTGAATCACTCGCTTTGAATAGATTAACCATCCAACGACTCCGTCGGAAACACCGACAGCAAATTGCCGGAATCATTCAACATTTCAAGCCAAATACTGCTCTTACAGTACACTGGGATGGCAAGCTGATGCAAGATCTGACTGGAACAGAGAAGGTGGATAGGTTGCCCATTCTTGTCACAACAATGGGGAAGACAAAGCTTTTGGATATTCCAAAGATTCCTGCAG gCACTGGACAAGACGAGGCCAAAGCAGTCTATGATGCTATCCGAAAATGGGAGCTGGAAAACTTTGTCCATGGTATGTGTTTCAATACAACCTCTTCCAACACCGGTCGGCTGTCTGGCGCTTGCGTTCTTCTCGAACAGCTACTAGGGCGGCTTCTACTGTACTTTGGTTGTCGACATCACATCATGGAACTGGTATTGGCTGCTGCTTTTTGTGTCTGTATAAGACCCAGTAAAGCTCCGGAAATACTCCTTTTCAAACGATTTCAAGCACAGTGGTCATCCTTTGACCAGGAAAGTTATGAAGATGCCTTTTCGGATGATGTTGCCTCAGCTGAACTCTCCGAAGTCAAACATGTAATCATTGTTTTCTGTGAACAGCAGCTGCAAGATCATCAGCCACGAGATGACTATCGCGAGCTGCTCAAACTGATGCTCATCTTTTTAGGAAGAAAGCCTACAGATTGGAAGAATTTTTGA
- the LOC100204180 gene encoding uncharacterized protein LOC100204180 isoform X2 — MNNSVQLFEKVLSLVTKPIPKITHHKDVLVKVLYSGICGTDLNIIAGEFPASNNALTLGHEFCGIVQNIGEEVSAVKVGDKIVVNPYSQCNICHYCTRRQPNYCINGGIETSVGFGKNGGWANYCKVPEALVHKIPVTMTLQKAVFIEPFSCIMRGWSNLGEIKADDKILVCGAGIIGMLWSSLLHFKGHRDVAVSELSEKKRLKMVELNLGFKVVHPDNLDSLYKESQRSKNNQWGFDIIIDCTGAPGAIEQSFKWLRHGSTLLLFGCCAKKSAISLSPFDIYSKELKLVGSYANPFTFPEAIAVVRDMEKYLDYEKLGVKTYDLQNYLVALEDLKKGDVSKAVFDAHESAELLK; from the coding sequence atgaataattcaGTACAACTATTTGAAAAAGTACTTTCTTTGGTTACTAAGCCAATACCAAAAATTACTCATCATAAAGATGTTCTTGTTAAAGTTTTGTATTCTGGTATTTGTGGCACTGACCTAAATATTATAGCAGGTGAATTTCCAGCATCTAATAATGCATTAACATTAGGTCACGAGTTTTGTGGGATTGTTCAAAATATTGGAGAAGAAGTATCTGCTGTAAAGGTTGGCGATAAAATTGTTGTGAATCCTTACAGCCAATGTAATATTTGTCATTATTGTACAAGACGTCAACCAAACTACTGCATCAATGGAGGAATTGAAACAAGTGTTGGTTTTGGAAAAAATGGTGGATGGGCAAACTATTGTAAAGTCCCAGAAGCATTGGTTCATAAAATACCTGTTACAATGACACTTCAAAAGGCTGTATTTATAGAACCTTTTTCCTGCATCATGAGAGGGTGGTCTAATCTCGGAGAAATTAAAGCTGATGATAAAATCCTTGTTTGTGGAGCTGGCATTATTGGAATGTTGTGGTCTTCTTTGCTGCATTTTAAGGGACATCGTGATGTGGCTGTTTCTGagttgtcagaaaaaaaaaggttaaaaatggTTGAACTTAATCTGGGTTTTAAAGTAGTACATCCTGACAATCTAGATAGCCTTTACAAGGAGTCACAAAGAAGTAAAAACAACCAATGGGGCTTTGACATTATAATTGATTGCACAGGAGCACCAGGAGCTATTGAACAGTCATTTAAATGGCTCAGACATGGTTCAACTTTATTATTGTTTGGATGTTGTGCTAAGAAATCAGCAATTTCTTTAAGTCCTTTTGATATTTACAGCAAAGAATTAAAACTTGTGGGTTCATATGCCAATCCATTTACTTTCCCTGAAGCTATTGCTGTTGTACGAGAtatggaaaaatatttagattatgAGAAACTTGGGGTCAAAACGTATGACTTGCAGAATTATTTGGTTGCTTTGGAAGACTTGAAAAAGGGAGATGTTTCAAAGGCAGTGTTTGATGCACATGAGTCTGCAgaacttttaaagtaa